A window of the Gossypium hirsutum isolate 1008001.06 chromosome A05, Gossypium_hirsutum_v2.1, whole genome shotgun sequence genome harbors these coding sequences:
- the LOC107957094 gene encoding succinate dehydrogenase [ubiquinone] iron-sulfur subunit 2, mitochondrial, translating into MATNFIRRAMNMASRVSSPKVAPASRMVVVRPYASETEAQKVEPKAAASSNMKTFQIYRWNPDNPTKPQLQDYKIDLKECGPMVLDALIKIKNEIDPSLTFRRSCREGICGSCAMNINGCNGLACLTKIESGSLDTTITPLPHMFVIKDLVVDMTNFYNQYKSIEPWLKRKNPLPTAGKEILQSKKDRAKLDGMYECILCACCSTSCPSYWWNPESYLGPAALLHANRWISDSRDEYTKERLEAINDEFKLYRCHTILNCARACPKGLNPGKHIAHIKHLELTA; encoded by the exons ATGGCGACCAACTTTATTCGACGGGCGATGAATATGGCATCACGAGTGTCATCACCAAAGGTGGCTCCGGCGTCGAGGATGGTGGTGGTTAGGCCGTACGCTAGCGAAACAGAAGCTCAAAAGGTGGAACCAAAAGCCGCCGCCTCCTCCAACATGAAGACCTTCCAAATCTACCGATGGAATCCAGATAACCCTACCAAACCCCAGCTCCAAGACTACAAAATCGACTTAAAAGAATGCGGGCCTATGGTCCTTGACGCCCTCATCAAGATCAAGAACGAGATCGACCCATCGCTCACCTTCCGCCGCTCCTGCCGTGAAGGAATATGCGGCTCTTGTGCAATGAACATCAACGGCTGTAACGGCTTAGCTTGTCTGACCAAGATCGAATCAGGATCGTTGGATACCACTATAACGCCTCTGCCGCATATGTTCGTGATTAAAGATCTGGTGGTGGATATGACCAACTTTTATAATCAGTATAAGAGTATTGAACCGTGGTTGAAGAGGAAAAACCCGCTGCCGACGGCGGGAAAAGAGATTCTGCAGAGTAAAAAGGATAGAGCTAAGCTAGATGGGATGTATGAGTGTATTTTGTGTGCTTGTTGTAGCACTAGCTGTCCCAGCTATTGGTGGAATCCCGAGTCTTATCTAGGTCCTGCTGCTTTGCTCCATGCAAACAG ATGGATAAGCGACAGCCGAGATGAATACACAAAGGAGAGATTGGAGGCCATAAATGATGAGTTTAAGCTGTATCGTTGCCATACAATATTGAACTGTGCTCGTGCTTGTCCAAAGGGGCTGAACCCGGGAAAGCATATCGCACACATCAAGCATCTTGAGCTTACTGCTTGA
- the LOC107961147 gene encoding uncharacterized protein produces the protein MKREGRQHGMVRTYRVLPSPWNPRPEPRFVQQVNSPTTAGLFTKVPVEPTNHSKFTGRCGRPRCLGCHMHPAFKSKDKAKGTHKFRSNDMATNYRLVTWKVVDKRPGLNFSGFSAARMLDHLSSDYEGYDNDDDDDQCHVVNDGLNASSQSQEEVENHEGKTEDDDEKHEGVDVDDMKFVLDRELEEEGWCLVGEI, from the coding sequence ATGAAGAGGGAAGGTCGTCAACATGGTATGGTTAGGACGTACAGGGTCCTCCCGTCTCCATGGAATCCGAGACCTGAACCCCGGTTCGTTCAACAGGTCAATTCACCTACAACAGCCGGGTTGTTCACCAAAGTTCCTGTGGAGCCTACTAACCATTCCAAGTTTACCGGACGATGCGGTAGGCCTCGGTGCCTAGGGTGTCACATGCACCCGGCTTTTAAGTCCAAGGATAAGGCAAAGGGTACTCATAAGTTTAGGTCAAATGATATGGCCACAAACTATAGGTTGGTCACCTGGAAAGTGGTTGATAAAAGGCCTGGTTTGAATTTTTCAGGGTTTTCAGCAGCAAGGATGTTGGACCATTTATCTAGTGACTATGAAGGttatgataatgatgatgatgatgatcaaTGTCATGTAGTTAATGATGGTTTAAACGCGAGTTCTCAATCTCAAGAAGAGGTAGAAAATCATGAAGGTAAGACTGAAGATGATGATGAGAAACATGAAGGTgttgatgttgatgatatgaAGTTTGTTTTGGATCGTGAATTGGAAGAAGAAGGCTGGTGTTTGGTTGGGGAAATTTGA
- the LOC107957093 gene encoding ATP synthase mitochondrial F1 complex assembly factor 2, which translates to MAASLLNKALKPIKHPNFLSALRSLNFSSIATAHGNPSDGPSSSSFTFDNANNNKEKDDNSIYIKPPTSNASTEKTTSVTMPMSFMTGSIVGKRFYEKVTTRESDDGVGWTVMLDYRTLKTPSKRPLKLPTLALAKAIAAEWEYQQTDGIRPFTMPLMKLACTALERVPLTRTKIIEHLMKKFDQDLVFCRAPEDNTLTAGVHARQVEKVDPLLSWLNSEFGFQPIVYSSFFGGKQGEGLSKAVENLLKKTDDCELAAIDALAAAAHSLVIALGIFRGKLQIEEAIELIRLEEDLQVDKWGLVEGGHDVDIADLKVQISSATVFLGLSRKNFFH; encoded by the exons ATGGCCGCTTCTCTTTTAAACAAAGCATTAAAACCCATTAAACATCCCAACTTCCTCTCGGCCCTCCGTTCTCTAAATTTCAGTTCTATCGCCACCGCCCATGGCAACCCCTCCGACGgtccatcttcttcttccttcacattcgACAACGCCAATAACAACAAAGAGAAAGACGATAATAGTATATACATAAAGCCACCGACTTCAAATGCGAGCACCGAAAAGACGACGTCGGTGACGATGCCGATGTCGTTCATGACTGGATCGATAGTTGGGAAGAGATTCTATGAGAAAGTTACTACGAGAGAGTCTGATGATGGAGTTGGATGGACTGTTATGCTTGATTATAGGACTCTTAAAACCCCTTCTAAAAGGCCTCTCAAGTTACCCACTTTGGCTCTTGCTAAGGCCATTGCTGCTGAATGGGAATATCAG CAAACAGATGGAATCAGACCCTTTacgatgccattgatgaaacttgCTTGCACGGCGCTGGAAAGAGTTCCTCTCACACGCACGAAGATCATTGAACATCTGATGAAGAAATTTGATCAGGACTTAGTGTTCTGTCGTGCACCAGAGGATAACACTTTGACGGCTGGTGTTCATG caaGGCAAGTTGAGAAAGTTGATCCTTTACTTTCTTGGTTAAATTCTGAATTTGGCTTTCAGCCTATTGTGTACTCTAGCTTCTTTGGTGGGAAGCAAGGGGAAGGTCTCTCAAAGGCTGTTGAAAACCTTCTGAAGAAGACAGATGACTGTGAATTGGCAGCAATTGATGCCCTTGCAGCTGCGGCACATTCATTGGTTATTGCTCTAGGAATTTTTCGTGGTAAATTGCAGATTGAGGAAGCAATCGAGTTGATTAGACTTGAGGAAGATTTGCAG GTGGATAAATGGGGTTTAGTAGAAGGTGGGCATGACGTTGACATTGCTGACCTCAAGGTACAAATCTCATCAGCAACCGTGTTCCTTGGTCTTTCTAGGAAGAACTTTTTTCATTGA